A genomic segment from Acipenser ruthenus chromosome 5, fAciRut3.2 maternal haplotype, whole genome shotgun sequence encodes:
- the sanbr gene encoding SANT and BTB domain regulator of class switch recombination, whose protein sequence is MSHFCSVNNNFPCDNNGMVLDMILSSLWGVPQPINWENVARLVPGFTPKECARRFEELKNNGTLPYVDNQCNPLTASGGSPTETLSAYIKSTLMDSHGELGETRNSQNTISVTGLSGAPLGRNVSVENENNCTDQEGEKTEENQGPNMVIHVCDEAKSLKQDFVCPRDLLINEMKYFAEYLSVDAQRWEEVDISVHCDVQIFDWLMNYVKRNGTSTENNDQPKLEPSNVISILISSEFLKMDSLVEECIQFCHKHMSEIVATPCSMNCINSDLATRISDLFTHNEADDIKDKKDKLKSKLFHKKIERLFDPEFKNPDSPGNASTLYRCSVCNKLLTKETEKKVSCVPGKINIDMHGNIIYNHIRDKSWEVHEYLSCLYEELKSWSLVYWRIWGTVNYLTCSQCKQVFLCTELSHCRYHPEPVHYPGVTSELGFPGVGIYPCCKQKVLRFDPTKIPKGCQVKDHVVNISGKGDCGDHQTDAPQTRLLNDLLIHREVVCVPYPSVPESDADSVGSEEKALDCDILLESSPWRGQKTGEVTAFSMLKNLSLQLKQPSLLSEDEDYTTGSEVTEDEVGDEEETSKKQGAKKARKVSKPLKRQMSSPSFQRKEKTQEKAPTRDTTAFTVSIPKSKWDSTRSMRYNQDAQREEDQRRMVEIIGHLTKIRFGDMDRKSKETKEYAGGIYSRLESQFKSNLQANTRQPSTEKNIRPKTRFGQTRPT, encoded by the exons atGAGCCACTTTTGTTCTGTAAATAACAACTTCCCATGCGATAATAATGGGATGGTTTTGGATATGATTTTAAGTTCCCTTTGGGGCGTACCTCAGCCCATAAACTGGGAGAACGTTGCAAGACTTGTGCCAGGCTTCACACCTAAAGAG TGTGCAAGGAGATTTGAAGAACTGAAAAACAATGGCACATTGCCCTATGTTGATAACCAGTGCAATCCTCTAACGGCCAGTGGGGGGTCCCCCACAGAAACATTGTCTGCATACATTAAATCCACACTGATGGACTCACATGGAGAACTTGGGGAAACTCGAAACAGTCAGAACACTATCTCAGTAACAG GTCTGTCTGGAGCACCTTTAGGGAGAAATGTATCTGTAGAGAATGAAAACAATTGCACTGATCAGGAAGGAGAGAAAACTGAAGAAAATCAAGG GCCAAACATGGTGATTCATGTCTGTGACGAAGCCAAAAGCTTAAAGCAAGATTTTGTTTGCCCACGTGACCTCCTCATCAACGAGATGAAGTACTTTGCTGAGTACCTGTCAGTGGATGCGCAGCGCTGGGAAGAGGTAGACATCTCAGTACACTGCGATGTCCAGATCTTCGATTGGCTCATGAACTACGTGAAGAGGAATGGAACAAGCACTGAAAACAATGACCAGCCCAAACTAG AACCATCTAATGTGATTTCAATCCTAATATCTTCCGAATTTCTGAAGATGGATTCATTA gttGAAGAATGCATCCAGTTCTGTCACAAGCACATGAGTGAAATTGTAGCTACACCTTGCAGTATGAACTGCATCAATTCTGACTTAGCTACACGGATATCAGACCTGTTCACTCACAATGAAGCAGATGACATAAAAGACAAAAAGGATAAATTGAAAAG CAAATTGTTCCACAAAAAGATTGAGAGACTTTTTGACCCTGAGTTTAAGAATCCCGATTCCCCTGGAAATGCTTCTACCCTTTACAG ATGTAGTGTTTGCAATAAACTGCTGACCAAGGAAACTGAGAAAAAGGTCTCCTGTGTTCCAGGGAAAATCAACATTGATATGCATGGAAATATTATATACAACCACATCAG AGATAAAAGCTGGGAAGTTCATGAATATTTAAGCTGCTTATATGAGGAATTGAAGTCCTGGAGTCTTGTGTACTGGAGGATTTGGGGAACTGTCAACTACCTGACCTGTTCTCAATGCAAACAA GTGTTTTTGTGCACTGAGTTGTCTCACTGTCGCTATCACCCTGAGCCAGTGCACTACCCAGGTGTTACCAGTGAGCTGGGCTTCCCTGGCGTTGGCATTTACCCCTGCTGTAAACAGAAAGTGCTGCGTTTTGACCCCACTAAAATCCCTAAA ggatgTCAAGTGAAAGACCATGTAGTGAATATATCTGGCAAAGGGGACTGCGGTGATCATCAGACTGATGCACCTCAAACAAGACTTCTGAACGACCTGCTAATACACAGGGAGGTAGTCTGTGTGCCGTACCCTTCAGTTCCAGAAAG TGATGCAGACTCAGTTGGTTCAGAAGAAAAAGCCCTTGATTGTGATATACTGCTGGAGTCCAGTCCATGGAGGGGACAGAAAACTGGGGAGGTTACAGCT TTTTCAATGCTGAAAAATTTGAGCTTGCAACTG AAACAGCCGTCTTTGCTGTCAGAAGATGAAGATTATACCACAGGATCAGAGGTAACGGAAGATGAGGTTGGAGACGAAGAAGAAACATCCAAGAAACAAG GTGCTAAAAAAGCCAGGAAAGTTTCTAAACCGCTAAAGAGGCAGATGTCGTCCCCGAGCTTTCAAAGGAaggaaaaaacacaagaaaag GCACCTACTCGAGATACAACAGCTTTCAC CGTAAGTATTCCAAAAAGTAAATGGGACAGCACTCGCTCCATGCGATATAACCAGGATGCTCAAAGGGAAGAAG ATCAACGAAGAATGGTTGAAATTATTGGGCATCTCACCAAGATAAGATTTGGAGACATGGATCGTAAGTCTAAGGAAACAAAAGAA
- the LOC117402248 gene encoding uncharacterized protein LOC117402248 isoform X1, with product MDHVKNKTPIAKRLAARPAGILNNSEIPLSGVTGVAIPGPETGSAPAKVAVPRSSIITKEKSYQPRSAKDKSIQVSLDNQKNLHERNTALEKEVLQLKSDLKEKESTISSCNKLMQDKNLEYVQLVEAERQLHLETKDKLRETERLAQERILLYHDCTRSYEKSIQELKHEHEVTVAAFKERHGSEIYSRDEKIRKLKQQISDIHQGKSWERQQQLEELRKELHTDRRGQQPKEKTEDRTSSQNGM from the exons ATGGatcatgtgaaaaataaaacacccaTTGCAAAACGACTAGCTGCAAGACCAGCTGGGATTTTAAACAATAGTGAGATACCACTGTCTGGTGTGACTGGTGTGGCAATACCCGGGCCAGAGACAGGATCAGCTCCTGCAAAGGTGGCAGTACCAAGGTCAAGTATCATCACTAAAGAGAAAAGTTATCAGCCAAGGTCAGCCAAAGATAAATCTATCCAG GTATCTCTTGATAATCAAAAAAATTTGCATGAAAGAAATACAGCGCTAGAGAAAGAGGTCTTGCAGCTAAAATCTGATTTGAAAGAGAAGGAGTCGACCATATCCAGCTGTAACAAGTTGATGCAGGACAAG AATTTAGAATACGTTCAGTTGGTTGAAGCTGAAAGACAACTCCACCTTGAAACCAAAGACAAACTGAGGGAAACAGAAAGGTTAGCGCAAGAGAGGATATTACTGTATCACGACTGCACAAGAAGTTATGAAAAATCTATCCAAGAGCTAAAACATGAG CATGAAGTTACTGTTGCAGCTTTTAAGGAAAGACATGGATCAGAAATATACAGCAGAGACGAAAAGATCCGCAAATTGAAACAACAAATTTCAGATATTCATCAAGGAAAATCATG GGAGCGTCAGCAACAGCTTGAAGAACTCAGGAAAGAGTTACACACTGACAGAAGAGGCCAACAACCTAAAGAGAAGACTGAAGACAGAACAAGTTCCCAAAATG GAATGTAA
- the LOC117402248 gene encoding uncharacterized protein LOC117402248 isoform X2, with translation MDHVKNKTPIAKRLAARPAGILNNSEIPLSGVTGVAIPGPETGSAPAKVAVPRSSIITKEKSYQPRSAKDKSIQVSLDNQKNLHERNTALEKEVLQLKSDLKEKESTISSCNKLMQDKHEVTVAAFKERHGSEIYSRDEKIRKLKQQISDIHQGKSWERQQQLEELRKELHTDRRGQQPKEKTEDRTSSQNGM, from the exons ATGGatcatgtgaaaaataaaacacccaTTGCAAAACGACTAGCTGCAAGACCAGCTGGGATTTTAAACAATAGTGAGATACCACTGTCTGGTGTGACTGGTGTGGCAATACCCGGGCCAGAGACAGGATCAGCTCCTGCAAAGGTGGCAGTACCAAGGTCAAGTATCATCACTAAAGAGAAAAGTTATCAGCCAAGGTCAGCCAAAGATAAATCTATCCAG GTATCTCTTGATAATCAAAAAAATTTGCATGAAAGAAATACAGCGCTAGAGAAAGAGGTCTTGCAGCTAAAATCTGATTTGAAAGAGAAGGAGTCGACCATATCCAGCTGTAACAAGTTGATGCAGGACAAG CATGAAGTTACTGTTGCAGCTTTTAAGGAAAGACATGGATCAGAAATATACAGCAGAGACGAAAAGATCCGCAAATTGAAACAACAAATTTCAGATATTCATCAAGGAAAATCATG GGAGCGTCAGCAACAGCTTGAAGAACTCAGGAAAGAGTTACACACTGACAGAAGAGGCCAACAACCTAAAGAGAAGACTGAAGACAGAACAAGTTCCCAAAATG GAATGTAA